One Choloepus didactylus isolate mChoDid1 chromosome 16, mChoDid1.pri, whole genome shotgun sequence DNA window includes the following coding sequences:
- the MBD1 gene encoding methyl-CpG-binding domain protein 1 isoform X7: MAEDWLDCPALGPGWKRREVFRKSGATCGRSDTYYQSPTGDRIRSKVELTRYLGPACDLTLFDFKQGVLCYPAPKAHALAVPSKKRKKPSRPTKTRKHQVGPQRDEARKEAPRDEAKADADTVPASFPAPGCCENCGVSFSGDGTRRQRLKTLCKDCRAQRIAFNREQRMFKRVGCGECTACQVTEDCGACSTCLLQLPHDVASGLFCKCERRRCLRIVERSRGCGVCRGCQTREDCGRCHICLRPPRPGLRRQWKCVQRRCLRGKHGRRKGGCDPKMANPRRPRAQLLPPPPPAQPQEPTELQPYTNRRQNRKCGTCTACLRRTDCGQCDFCCDKPKFGGSNQKRQKCRWRQCLQFAMKRLLPSAGAGSEDGAESPPPFPRRKRSSPACRPHLGPTLKSSLAKSTARPCRARAPMKKEAGGGFVLPPPGTDLVFLREGAGSPVPVPRPAPASTEDRLQEARQPGLSWVVTSPQVKQEKADIQEDWTPGTAILTPPELLPGCPSKRIDPVLPPVKQEPPDLEEDKEEENRNDSPSDSAPEEEAGGVGTPVITEIFSLGGTRFRDTAVWLPSLQGRQSGREDGCKVWESKDILEPTSTNWNPQGWSPGTHVCLSPPPTSIMWVSCRRSWCPSSQT, encoded by the exons ATGGCTGAGGACTGGCTGGActgcccagccctgggccccGGCTGGAAGCGCCGTGAGGTCTTTCGCAAATCAGGGGCTACCTGTGGACGATCAGACACCTACTACCAGAG CCCCACAGGAGATCGGATCCGAAGCAAAGTTGAGTTGACCCGATACCTGGGGCCTGCGTGTGACCTTACCCTCTTTGACTTCAAACAAGGAGTCCTGTGCTATCCAGCCCCCAAG GCCCATGCCTTGGCTGTCCCTAGCAAGAAGCGAAAGAAGCCTTCGAGGCCAACGAAGACCCGGAAACATCAGGTCGGACCCCAGAGAGATGAGGCCAGGAAGGAGGCTCCGAGGGATGAGGCCAAGGCTGATGCTGACACAGTCCCAGCCTCATTTCCTGCGCCTGG GTGCTGTGAGAACTGTGGAGTCAGCTTCTCAGGGGATGGTACCCGGAGGCAGCGACTCAAGACATTATGCAAGGACTGCCGAG cACAGAGAATTGCCTTCAACCGGGAGCAGAGGATGTTTAAG CGTGTGGGCTGCGGGGAGTGTACAGCCTGCCAGGTGACCGAGGACTGCGGGGCCTGCTCCACCTGCCTCCTGCAGCTGCCCCATGATGTGGCCTCGGGGCTATTCTGCAAGTGTGAGCGAAGACGCTGCCTCCGGATTGTGGAGAGA AGCCGAGGGTGCGGAGTGTGCCGGGGCTGTCAGACCCGAGAAGACTGTGGCCGTTGCCATATCTGCCTCCGTCCACCCCGCCCAGGTCTCAGGCGCCAGTGGAAATGTGTCCAGCGGCGCTGCCTGCGG GGCAAACATGGCCGCCGCAAGGGAGGCTGTGACCCCAAGATGGCTAATCCACGGCGACCCCGAGCCCAGCTGTTGCCTCCACCACCCCCAGCACAGCCCCAAGAACCCACAGAGCTG CAGCCTTACACAAATCGGAGGCAGAATCGCAAATGTGGGACCTGCACAGCTTGCCTGCGGCGGACAGACTGTGGCCAGTGCGACTTCTGCTGTGACAAGCCCAAATTTGGGGGCAGTAATCAGAAGCGCCAGAAGTGTCGTTGGCGTCAATGCCTACAGTTTGCCATG AAGCGGCTGCTGCCCAGTGCTGGGGCAGGGTCTGAGGATGGGGCAGAGTCACCCCCACCCTTCCCTCGGCGCAAGAGGTCCAGCCCTGCCTGCCGGCCCCATCTGGGCCCCACCCTGAAGTCTTCTTTGGCCAAGTCCACTGCTCGACCATGCCGTGCCCGGGCTCCAATGAAGAAGGAAGCAGGTGGTGGCTTCGTGTTGCCCCCACCCGGCACTGACCTTGTGTTCTTACGGGAGGGTGCAGGCAGTCCTGTGCCAGTGCCTCGCCCTGCCCCCGCTTCCACGGAAGACCGACTGCAG GAAGCCCGGCAGCCTGGCCTTAGTTGGGTTGTGACCTCACCCCAGGTGAAGCAAGAGAAGGCAGATATCCAAGAAGACTGGACACCAGGCACAGCCATCCTGACTCCTCCTGAATTGCTGCCTGGCTGCCCCAGCAAG AGAATAGACCCAGTCCTGCCACCTGTGAAGCAGGAGCCACCTGATCTGGAGGAAGACAAAGAGGAAGAGAACAGGAATGATTCTCCCTCTGACTCAGCCCcagaggaggaggcaggaggggtCGGCACACCAGTG ATCACGGAGATATTCAGCCTGGGTGGAACCCGCTTCCGGGATACAGCAGTCTGGTTGCCAAG TCTGCAGGGCAGGCAGTCGGGAAGGGAAGATGGATGTAAAGTGTGGGAGAGCAAGGACATACTGGAGCCCACGAGCACGAACTGGAACCCACAAGGATGGTCTCCTGGAACCCATGTCTGTCTCTCACCACCTCCAACTTCGATAATGTGGGTGTCCTGCAGAAGAAGCTGGTGCCCTTCGTCACAGACTTAA
- the MBD1 gene encoding methyl-CpG-binding domain protein 1 isoform X9, translating to MAEDWLDCPALGPGWKRREVFRKSGATCGRSDTYYQSPTGDRIRSKVELTRYLGPACDLTLFDFKQGVLCYPAPKAHALAVPSKKRKKPSRPTKTRKHQVGPQRDEARKEAPRDEAKADADTVPASFPAPGCCENCGVSFSGDGTRRQRLKTLCKDCRAQRIAFNREQRMFKRVGCGECTACQVTEDCGACSTCLLQLPHDVASGLFCKCERRRCLRIVERSRGCGVCRGCQTREDCGRCHICLRPPRPGLRRQWKCVQRRCLRHLARRLCRHHQRCQRRPPLSVAPPAGKHGRRKGGCDPKMANPRRPRAQLLPPPPPAQPQEPTELHPRALAPSPPAEFIYYCVDEDELPYTNRRQNRKCGTCTACLRRTDCGQCDFCCDKPKFGGSNQKRQKCRWRQCLQFAMKRLLPSAGAGSEDGAESPPPFPRRKRSSPACRPHLGPTLKSSLAKSTARPCRARAPMKKEAGGGFVLPPPGTDLVFLREGAGSPVPVPRPAPASTEDRLQEARQPGLSWVVTSPQVKQEKADIQEDWTPGTAILTPPELLPGCPSKRIDPVLPPVKQEPPDLEEDKEEENRNDSPSDSAPEEEAGGVGTPVITEIFSLGGTRFRDTAVWLPRSMDLKKPGARKQ from the exons ATGGCTGAGGACTGGCTGGActgcccagccctgggccccGGCTGGAAGCGCCGTGAGGTCTTTCGCAAATCAGGGGCTACCTGTGGACGATCAGACACCTACTACCAGAG CCCCACAGGAGATCGGATCCGAAGCAAAGTTGAGTTGACCCGATACCTGGGGCCTGCGTGTGACCTTACCCTCTTTGACTTCAAACAAGGAGTCCTGTGCTATCCAGCCCCCAAG GCCCATGCCTTGGCTGTCCCTAGCAAGAAGCGAAAGAAGCCTTCGAGGCCAACGAAGACCCGGAAACATCAGGTCGGACCCCAGAGAGATGAGGCCAGGAAGGAGGCTCCGAGGGATGAGGCCAAGGCTGATGCTGACACAGTCCCAGCCTCATTTCCTGCGCCTGG GTGCTGTGAGAACTGTGGAGTCAGCTTCTCAGGGGATGGTACCCGGAGGCAGCGACTCAAGACATTATGCAAGGACTGCCGAG cACAGAGAATTGCCTTCAACCGGGAGCAGAGGATGTTTAAG CGTGTGGGCTGCGGGGAGTGTACAGCCTGCCAGGTGACCGAGGACTGCGGGGCCTGCTCCACCTGCCTCCTGCAGCTGCCCCATGATGTGGCCTCGGGGCTATTCTGCAAGTGTGAGCGAAGACGCTGCCTCCGGATTGTGGAGAGA AGCCGAGGGTGCGGAGTGTGCCGGGGCTGTCAGACCCGAGAAGACTGTGGCCGTTGCCATATCTGCCTCCGTCCACCCCGCCCAGGTCTCAGGCGCCAGTGGAAATGTGTCCAGCGGCGCTGCCTGCGG CACCTTGCCCGCCGTCTCTGTCGCCACCATCAACGATGCCAACGACGCCCTCCCCTGTCTGTGGCTCCCCCCGCT GGCAAACATGGCCGCCGCAAGGGAGGCTGTGACCCCAAGATGGCTAATCCACGGCGACCCCGAGCCCAGCTGTTGCCTCCACCACCCCCAGCACAGCCCCAAGAACCCACAGAGCTG CACCCCAGAGCCCTGGCCCCCTCACCACCTGCCGAGTTCATCTATTACTGTGTAGACGAGGATGAGCTA CCTTACACAAATCGGAGGCAGAATCGCAAATGTGGGACCTGCACAGCTTGCCTGCGGCGGACAGACTGTGGCCAGTGCGACTTCTGCTGTGACAAGCCCAAATTTGGGGGCAGTAATCAGAAGCGCCAGAAGTGTCGTTGGCGTCAATGCCTACAGTTTGCCATG AAGCGGCTGCTGCCCAGTGCTGGGGCAGGGTCTGAGGATGGGGCAGAGTCACCCCCACCCTTCCCTCGGCGCAAGAGGTCCAGCCCTGCCTGCCGGCCCCATCTGGGCCCCACCCTGAAGTCTTCTTTGGCCAAGTCCACTGCTCGACCATGCCGTGCCCGGGCTCCAATGAAGAAGGAAGCAGGTGGTGGCTTCGTGTTGCCCCCACCCGGCACTGACCTTGTGTTCTTACGGGAGGGTGCAGGCAGTCCTGTGCCAGTGCCTCGCCCTGCCCCCGCTTCCACGGAAGACCGACTGCAG GAAGCCCGGCAGCCTGGCCTTAGTTGGGTTGTGACCTCACCCCAGGTGAAGCAAGAGAAGGCAGATATCCAAGAAGACTGGACACCAGGCACAGCCATCCTGACTCCTCCTGAATTGCTGCCTGGCTGCCCCAGCAAG AGAATAGACCCAGTCCTGCCACCTGTGAAGCAGGAGCCACCTGATCTGGAGGAAGACAAAGAGGAAGAGAACAGGAATGATTCTCCCTCTGACTCAGCCCcagaggaggaggcaggaggggtCGGCACACCAGTG ATCACGGAGATATTCAGCCTGGGTGGAACCCGCTTCCGGGATACAGCAGTCTGGTTGCCAAG GTCCATGGACCTTAAAAAACCTGGAGCTAGAAAGCAGTAG
- the MBD1 gene encoding methyl-CpG-binding domain protein 1 isoform X6 yields MAEDWLDCPALGPGWKRREVFRKSGATCGRSDTYYQSPTGDRIRSKVELTRYLGPACDLTLFDFKQGVLCYPAPKAHALAVPSKKRKKPSRPTKTRKHQVGPQRDEARKEAPRDEAKADADTVPASFPAPGCCENCGVSFSGDGTRRQRLKTLCKDCRAQRIAFNREQRMFKRVGCGECTACQVTEDCGACSTCLLQLPHDVASGLFCKCERRRCLRIVERSRGCGVCRGCQTREDCGRCHICLRPPRPGLRRQWKCVQRRCLRGKHGRRKGGCDPKMANPRRPRAQLLPPPPPAQPQEPTELHPRALAPSPPAEFIYYCVDEDELQPYTNRRQNRKCGTCTACLRRTDCGQCDFCCDKPKFGGSNQKRQKCRWRQCLQFAMKRLLPSAGAGSEDGAESPPPFPRRKRSSPACRPHLGPTLKSSLAKSTARPCRARAPMKKEAGGGFVLPPPGTDLVFLREGAGSPVPVPRPAPASTEDRLQEARQPGLSWVVTSPQVKQEKADIQEDWTPGTAILTPPELLPGCPSKRIDPVLPPVKQEPPDLEEDKEEENRNDSPSDSAPEEEAGGVGTPVITEIFSLGGTRFRDTAVWLPRAGSREGKMDVKCGRARTYWSPRARTGTHKDGLLEPMSVSHHLQLR; encoded by the exons ATGGCTGAGGACTGGCTGGActgcccagccctgggccccGGCTGGAAGCGCCGTGAGGTCTTTCGCAAATCAGGGGCTACCTGTGGACGATCAGACACCTACTACCAGAG CCCCACAGGAGATCGGATCCGAAGCAAAGTTGAGTTGACCCGATACCTGGGGCCTGCGTGTGACCTTACCCTCTTTGACTTCAAACAAGGAGTCCTGTGCTATCCAGCCCCCAAG GCCCATGCCTTGGCTGTCCCTAGCAAGAAGCGAAAGAAGCCTTCGAGGCCAACGAAGACCCGGAAACATCAGGTCGGACCCCAGAGAGATGAGGCCAGGAAGGAGGCTCCGAGGGATGAGGCCAAGGCTGATGCTGACACAGTCCCAGCCTCATTTCCTGCGCCTGG GTGCTGTGAGAACTGTGGAGTCAGCTTCTCAGGGGATGGTACCCGGAGGCAGCGACTCAAGACATTATGCAAGGACTGCCGAG cACAGAGAATTGCCTTCAACCGGGAGCAGAGGATGTTTAAG CGTGTGGGCTGCGGGGAGTGTACAGCCTGCCAGGTGACCGAGGACTGCGGGGCCTGCTCCACCTGCCTCCTGCAGCTGCCCCATGATGTGGCCTCGGGGCTATTCTGCAAGTGTGAGCGAAGACGCTGCCTCCGGATTGTGGAGAGA AGCCGAGGGTGCGGAGTGTGCCGGGGCTGTCAGACCCGAGAAGACTGTGGCCGTTGCCATATCTGCCTCCGTCCACCCCGCCCAGGTCTCAGGCGCCAGTGGAAATGTGTCCAGCGGCGCTGCCTGCGG GGCAAACATGGCCGCCGCAAGGGAGGCTGTGACCCCAAGATGGCTAATCCACGGCGACCCCGAGCCCAGCTGTTGCCTCCACCACCCCCAGCACAGCCCCAAGAACCCACAGAGCTG CACCCCAGAGCCCTGGCCCCCTCACCACCTGCCGAGTTCATCTATTACTGTGTAGACGAGGATGAGCTA CAGCCTTACACAAATCGGAGGCAGAATCGCAAATGTGGGACCTGCACAGCTTGCCTGCGGCGGACAGACTGTGGCCAGTGCGACTTCTGCTGTGACAAGCCCAAATTTGGGGGCAGTAATCAGAAGCGCCAGAAGTGTCGTTGGCGTCAATGCCTACAGTTTGCCATG AAGCGGCTGCTGCCCAGTGCTGGGGCAGGGTCTGAGGATGGGGCAGAGTCACCCCCACCCTTCCCTCGGCGCAAGAGGTCCAGCCCTGCCTGCCGGCCCCATCTGGGCCCCACCCTGAAGTCTTCTTTGGCCAAGTCCACTGCTCGACCATGCCGTGCCCGGGCTCCAATGAAGAAGGAAGCAGGTGGTGGCTTCGTGTTGCCCCCACCCGGCACTGACCTTGTGTTCTTACGGGAGGGTGCAGGCAGTCCTGTGCCAGTGCCTCGCCCTGCCCCCGCTTCCACGGAAGACCGACTGCAG GAAGCCCGGCAGCCTGGCCTTAGTTGGGTTGTGACCTCACCCCAGGTGAAGCAAGAGAAGGCAGATATCCAAGAAGACTGGACACCAGGCACAGCCATCCTGACTCCTCCTGAATTGCTGCCTGGCTGCCCCAGCAAG AGAATAGACCCAGTCCTGCCACCTGTGAAGCAGGAGCCACCTGATCTGGAGGAAGACAAAGAGGAAGAGAACAGGAATGATTCTCCCTCTGACTCAGCCCcagaggaggaggcaggaggggtCGGCACACCAGTG ATCACGGAGATATTCAGCCTGGGTGGAACCCGCTTCCGGGATACAGCAGTCTGGTTGCCAAG GGCAGGCAGTCGGGAAGGGAAGATGGATGTAAAGTGTGGGAGAGCAAGGACATACTGGAGCCCACGAGCACGAACTGGAACCCACAAGGATGGTCTCCTGGAACCCATGTCTGTCTCTCACCACCTCCAACTTCGATAA
- the MBD1 gene encoding methyl-CpG-binding domain protein 1 isoform X1: protein MAEDWLDCPALGPGWKRREVFRKSGATCGRSDTYYQSPTGDRIRSKVELTRYLGPACDLTLFDFKQGVLCYPAPKAHALAVPSKKRKKPSRPTKTRKHQVGPQRDEARKEAPRDEAKADADTVPASFPAPGCCENCGVSFSGDGTRRQRLKTLCKDCRAQRIAFNREQRMFKRVGCGECTACQVTEDCGACSTCLLQLPHDVASGLFCKCERRRCLRIVERSRGCGVCRGCQTREDCGRCHICLRPPRPGLRRQWKCVQRRCLRHLARRLCRHHQRCQRRPPLSVAPPAGKHGRRKGGCDPKMANPRRPRAQLLPPPPPAQPQEPTELHPRALAPSPPAEFIYYCVDEDELQPYTNRRQNRKCGTCTACLRRTDCGQCDFCCDKPKFGGSNQKRQKCRWRQCLQFAMKRLLPSAGAGSEDGAESPPPFPRRKRSSPACRPHLGPTLKSSLAKSTARPCRARAPMKKEAGGGFVLPPPGTDLVFLREGAGSPVPVPRPAPASTEDRLQEARQPGLSWVVTSPQVKQEKADIQEDWTPGTAILTPPELLPGCPSKRIDPVLPPVKQEPPDLEEDKEEENRNDSPSDSAPEEEAGGVGTPVITEIFSLGGTRFRDTAVWLPSLQGRQSGREDGCKVWESKDILEPTSTNWNPQGWSPGTHVCLSPPPTSIMWVSCRRSWCPSSQT from the exons ATGGCTGAGGACTGGCTGGActgcccagccctgggccccGGCTGGAAGCGCCGTGAGGTCTTTCGCAAATCAGGGGCTACCTGTGGACGATCAGACACCTACTACCAGAG CCCCACAGGAGATCGGATCCGAAGCAAAGTTGAGTTGACCCGATACCTGGGGCCTGCGTGTGACCTTACCCTCTTTGACTTCAAACAAGGAGTCCTGTGCTATCCAGCCCCCAAG GCCCATGCCTTGGCTGTCCCTAGCAAGAAGCGAAAGAAGCCTTCGAGGCCAACGAAGACCCGGAAACATCAGGTCGGACCCCAGAGAGATGAGGCCAGGAAGGAGGCTCCGAGGGATGAGGCCAAGGCTGATGCTGACACAGTCCCAGCCTCATTTCCTGCGCCTGG GTGCTGTGAGAACTGTGGAGTCAGCTTCTCAGGGGATGGTACCCGGAGGCAGCGACTCAAGACATTATGCAAGGACTGCCGAG cACAGAGAATTGCCTTCAACCGGGAGCAGAGGATGTTTAAG CGTGTGGGCTGCGGGGAGTGTACAGCCTGCCAGGTGACCGAGGACTGCGGGGCCTGCTCCACCTGCCTCCTGCAGCTGCCCCATGATGTGGCCTCGGGGCTATTCTGCAAGTGTGAGCGAAGACGCTGCCTCCGGATTGTGGAGAGA AGCCGAGGGTGCGGAGTGTGCCGGGGCTGTCAGACCCGAGAAGACTGTGGCCGTTGCCATATCTGCCTCCGTCCACCCCGCCCAGGTCTCAGGCGCCAGTGGAAATGTGTCCAGCGGCGCTGCCTGCGG CACCTTGCCCGCCGTCTCTGTCGCCACCATCAACGATGCCAACGACGCCCTCCCCTGTCTGTGGCTCCCCCCGCT GGCAAACATGGCCGCCGCAAGGGAGGCTGTGACCCCAAGATGGCTAATCCACGGCGACCCCGAGCCCAGCTGTTGCCTCCACCACCCCCAGCACAGCCCCAAGAACCCACAGAGCTG CACCCCAGAGCCCTGGCCCCCTCACCACCTGCCGAGTTCATCTATTACTGTGTAGACGAGGATGAGCTA CAGCCTTACACAAATCGGAGGCAGAATCGCAAATGTGGGACCTGCACAGCTTGCCTGCGGCGGACAGACTGTGGCCAGTGCGACTTCTGCTGTGACAAGCCCAAATTTGGGGGCAGTAATCAGAAGCGCCAGAAGTGTCGTTGGCGTCAATGCCTACAGTTTGCCATG AAGCGGCTGCTGCCCAGTGCTGGGGCAGGGTCTGAGGATGGGGCAGAGTCACCCCCACCCTTCCCTCGGCGCAAGAGGTCCAGCCCTGCCTGCCGGCCCCATCTGGGCCCCACCCTGAAGTCTTCTTTGGCCAAGTCCACTGCTCGACCATGCCGTGCCCGGGCTCCAATGAAGAAGGAAGCAGGTGGTGGCTTCGTGTTGCCCCCACCCGGCACTGACCTTGTGTTCTTACGGGAGGGTGCAGGCAGTCCTGTGCCAGTGCCTCGCCCTGCCCCCGCTTCCACGGAAGACCGACTGCAG GAAGCCCGGCAGCCTGGCCTTAGTTGGGTTGTGACCTCACCCCAGGTGAAGCAAGAGAAGGCAGATATCCAAGAAGACTGGACACCAGGCACAGCCATCCTGACTCCTCCTGAATTGCTGCCTGGCTGCCCCAGCAAG AGAATAGACCCAGTCCTGCCACCTGTGAAGCAGGAGCCACCTGATCTGGAGGAAGACAAAGAGGAAGAGAACAGGAATGATTCTCCCTCTGACTCAGCCCcagaggaggaggcaggaggggtCGGCACACCAGTG ATCACGGAGATATTCAGCCTGGGTGGAACCCGCTTCCGGGATACAGCAGTCTGGTTGCCAAG TCTGCAGGGCAGGCAGTCGGGAAGGGAAGATGGATGTAAAGTGTGGGAGAGCAAGGACATACTGGAGCCCACGAGCACGAACTGGAACCCACAAGGATGGTCTCCTGGAACCCATGTCTGTCTCTCACCACCTCCAACTTCGATAATGTGGGTGTCCTGCAGAAGAAGCTGGTGCCCTTCGTCACAGACTTAA
- the MBD1 gene encoding methyl-CpG-binding domain protein 1 isoform X5 codes for MAEDWLDCPALGPGWKRREVFRKSGATCGRSDTYYQSPTGDRIRSKVELTRYLGPACDLTLFDFKQGVLCYPAPKAHALAVPSKKRKKPSRPTKTRKHQVGPQRDEARKEAPRDEAKADADTVPASFPAPGCCENCGVSFSGDGTRRQRLKTLCKDCRAQRIAFNREQRMFKRVGCGECTACQVTEDCGACSTCLLQLPHDVASGLFCKCERRRCLRIVERSRGCGVCRGCQTREDCGRCHICLRPPRPGLRRQWKCVQRRCLRHLARRLCRHHQRCQRRPPLSVAPPAGKHGRRKGGCDPKMANPRRPRAQLLPPPPPAQPQEPTELHPRALAPSPPAEFIYYCVDEDELQPYTNRRQNRKCGTCTACLRRTDCGQCDFCCDKPKFGGSNQKRQKCRWRQCLQFAMKRLLPSAGAGSEDGAESPPPFPRRKRSSPACRPHLGPTLKSSLAKSTARPCRARAPMKKEAGGGFVLPPPGTDLVFLREGAGSPVPVPRPAPASTEDRLQEARQPGLSWVVTSPQVKQEKADIQEDWTPGTAILTPPELLPGCPSKRIDPVLPPVKQEPPDLEEDKEEENRNDSPSDSAPEEEAGGVGTPVITEIFSLGGTRFRDTAVWLPRLRKLLAVNENEYFTELQLKEEAL; via the exons ATGGCTGAGGACTGGCTGGActgcccagccctgggccccGGCTGGAAGCGCCGTGAGGTCTTTCGCAAATCAGGGGCTACCTGTGGACGATCAGACACCTACTACCAGAG CCCCACAGGAGATCGGATCCGAAGCAAAGTTGAGTTGACCCGATACCTGGGGCCTGCGTGTGACCTTACCCTCTTTGACTTCAAACAAGGAGTCCTGTGCTATCCAGCCCCCAAG GCCCATGCCTTGGCTGTCCCTAGCAAGAAGCGAAAGAAGCCTTCGAGGCCAACGAAGACCCGGAAACATCAGGTCGGACCCCAGAGAGATGAGGCCAGGAAGGAGGCTCCGAGGGATGAGGCCAAGGCTGATGCTGACACAGTCCCAGCCTCATTTCCTGCGCCTGG GTGCTGTGAGAACTGTGGAGTCAGCTTCTCAGGGGATGGTACCCGGAGGCAGCGACTCAAGACATTATGCAAGGACTGCCGAG cACAGAGAATTGCCTTCAACCGGGAGCAGAGGATGTTTAAG CGTGTGGGCTGCGGGGAGTGTACAGCCTGCCAGGTGACCGAGGACTGCGGGGCCTGCTCCACCTGCCTCCTGCAGCTGCCCCATGATGTGGCCTCGGGGCTATTCTGCAAGTGTGAGCGAAGACGCTGCCTCCGGATTGTGGAGAGA AGCCGAGGGTGCGGAGTGTGCCGGGGCTGTCAGACCCGAGAAGACTGTGGCCGTTGCCATATCTGCCTCCGTCCACCCCGCCCAGGTCTCAGGCGCCAGTGGAAATGTGTCCAGCGGCGCTGCCTGCGG CACCTTGCCCGCCGTCTCTGTCGCCACCATCAACGATGCCAACGACGCCCTCCCCTGTCTGTGGCTCCCCCCGCT GGCAAACATGGCCGCCGCAAGGGAGGCTGTGACCCCAAGATGGCTAATCCACGGCGACCCCGAGCCCAGCTGTTGCCTCCACCACCCCCAGCACAGCCCCAAGAACCCACAGAGCTG CACCCCAGAGCCCTGGCCCCCTCACCACCTGCCGAGTTCATCTATTACTGTGTAGACGAGGATGAGCTA CAGCCTTACACAAATCGGAGGCAGAATCGCAAATGTGGGACCTGCACAGCTTGCCTGCGGCGGACAGACTGTGGCCAGTGCGACTTCTGCTGTGACAAGCCCAAATTTGGGGGCAGTAATCAGAAGCGCCAGAAGTGTCGTTGGCGTCAATGCCTACAGTTTGCCATG AAGCGGCTGCTGCCCAGTGCTGGGGCAGGGTCTGAGGATGGGGCAGAGTCACCCCCACCCTTCCCTCGGCGCAAGAGGTCCAGCCCTGCCTGCCGGCCCCATCTGGGCCCCACCCTGAAGTCTTCTTTGGCCAAGTCCACTGCTCGACCATGCCGTGCCCGGGCTCCAATGAAGAAGGAAGCAGGTGGTGGCTTCGTGTTGCCCCCACCCGGCACTGACCTTGTGTTCTTACGGGAGGGTGCAGGCAGTCCTGTGCCAGTGCCTCGCCCTGCCCCCGCTTCCACGGAAGACCGACTGCAG GAAGCCCGGCAGCCTGGCCTTAGTTGGGTTGTGACCTCACCCCAGGTGAAGCAAGAGAAGGCAGATATCCAAGAAGACTGGACACCAGGCACAGCCATCCTGACTCCTCCTGAATTGCTGCCTGGCTGCCCCAGCAAG AGAATAGACCCAGTCCTGCCACCTGTGAAGCAGGAGCCACCTGATCTGGAGGAAGACAAAGAGGAAGAGAACAGGAATGATTCTCCCTCTGACTCAGCCCcagaggaggaggcaggaggggtCGGCACACCAGTG ATCACGGAGATATTCAGCCTGGGTGGAACCCGCTTCCGGGATACAGCAGTCTGGTTGCCAAG